One region of Phragmites australis chromosome 18, lpPhrAust1.1, whole genome shotgun sequence genomic DNA includes:
- the LOC133899385 gene encoding uncharacterized protein LOC133899385, which translates to MKKAKVILAQPAAGAPLRPLVPRRSPLSPAPGPIRGGGEEAAYRASLRYRGLLQDYRELVKETEAKKRRLRMEKLKKQRLLAEVKFLRRRFKSLSENPSQTVVCRVRNPAMPPTLRIEAWAEDAKHRSVGSSGKSQAVQLRQDGPPMVPPVIDLNEACELSYDEVETEEFHGYPEQLSIDKVKRYPLEGVGAAGPSDVKMPVFLDVRNPAGQPGKKKISWQDQLALKV; encoded by the exons ATGAAGAAGGCCAAGGTCATCCTGGCCCAGCCGGCGGCGGGGGCGCCGTTGCGGCCGTTGGTGCCGCGGCGGTCGCCGCTCTCTCCCGCGCCCGGGCCGATTCGCGGTGGTGGGGAAGAGGCGGCGTACAGGGCGAGCCTCAGGTACCGCGGCCTCCTCCAGGACTACCGGGAGCTCGTCAAG GAAACCGAAGCAAAGAAGAGGAGGCTGCGcatggagaagctcaagaagcagAGGCTCTTGGCTGAAGTCAA GTTCTTGCGGAGAAGGTTCAAGTCCTTGTCTGAAAACCCATCCCAGACAGTTGTTTGTAGAGTGAGGAATCCAGCAATGCCGCCCACATTGCGGATCGAAGCTTGGGCTGAGGACGCCAAGCACCGGTCGGTCGGAAGCTCCGGCAAAAGCCAGGCGGTGCAGCTAAGACAAGATGGTCCTCCAATGGTGCCTCCGGTGATTGACCTCAACGAGGCCTGTGAGCTG AGTTACGATGAGGTGGAAACTGAAGAGTTTCATGGTTACCCGGAGCAGCTAAGCATCGACAAGGTGAAGAGGTACCCGTTGGAAGGTGTTGGTGCTGCTGGTCCAAGTGACGTGAAAATGCCCGTGTTCTTGGATGTCCGGAATCCGGCTGGGCAACCTGGGAAGAAGAAGATCTCATGGCAGGATCAGTTAGCCCTGAAAGTATAG